Proteins co-encoded in one Euleptes europaea isolate rEulEur1 chromosome 1, rEulEur1.hap1, whole genome shotgun sequence genomic window:
- the GTF2F1 gene encoding general transcription factor IIF subunit 1, with product MAFNAADKVNFATWHQAKMERDLSNKKIYQEEEMPESGAGSEFNRRLREEARRKKYGIVLKEFKPEDQPWILKVNGKAGRKFKGVKKGGVTENTSYYIFTQCADGAFEAFPVNNWYNFTPIAKHRTLTAEEAEEEWERRNKVLNHFTIMQQRRLKDQGDEEEEEKEKKTKKKGSELRIHDLEDELEMSTDESELSDAEGEKPAKPKKTAPQGKKKKKKKGSDDEAFEDSDDGDFEGQEVDYMSDGSSSSMEDVGGKPQVAKEEDVKGIDEASESSEESEEEKPAEEKEEEEEEKKVPTPQDKKKKKDTSDESETSEDSDIESEASSALFMTKKKTPPKKERKGSASSSQGNSRPGTPLVDAGITSSTLRAAANKLEQGKRQAGSGELPAAKRLKLEAGASGKSTPQPQSGKSTPSSGDVSLTEDAVRRYLTRKPMTTKDLLKKFQTKKTGLSSEQTVNVLAQILKRLNPDRKNINDKMHFYLKE from the exons ATGGCCTTCAATGCTGCAGACAAAGTCAACTTTGCCACCTGGCACCAG GCCAAGATGGAGCGAGATCTGAGCAATAAGAAGATCTATCAAGAGGAGGAGATGCCGGAGTCGGGAGCTGGCAGTGAGTTCAACCGCAGGCTGCGGGAGGAGGCTCGGCGCAAGAAGTACGGCATCGTCCTGAAAGAGTTCAAGCCGGAAGACCAGCCCTGGATTTTGAAAGTCAATGGCAAAGCCGGCCGCAA GTTCAAGGGGGTGAAGAAAGGCGGCGTGACAGAAAACACCTCCTACTACATCTTCACCCAGTGTGCCGACGGCGCTTTTGAAGCCTTCCCGGTCAACAACTGGTACAACTTCACACCCATCGCCAAGCACCGCACGCTGACagcggaggaggcggaggaggaatGGGAACG GCGGAACAAAGTCCTGAACCACTTCACCATCATGCAGCAGCGACGGCTGAAGGACCAGGGCgacgaggaggaagaggagaaggagaagaagaccaAGAAGAAAGGCAGTGAACTCCGGATCCATGACCTGGAGGACGAGCTGGAGATGAGCACTGACGAAAGCGAGCTGAGCGACGCTGAGG GCGAGAAGCCCGCCAAGCCCAAGAAGACGGCGCCGcagggcaagaagaagaaaaagaagaaaggctcGGACGACGAGGCCTTTGAAGACAGCGACGATGGGGATTTCGAAGGCCAGGAGGTGGACTACATGTCGGACGGGTCAAG TAGCTCAATGGAGGACGTGGGAGGCAAACCCCAAGTGGCCAAAGAGGAGGACGTCAAAG GTATAGACGAAGCGAGCGAAAGCAGCGAGGAGAGTGAAGAGGAGAAGCCCgcggaggagaaggaagaagaagaggaggagaagaaggtcCCCACTCCGCaggacaagaagaaaaagaaag ACACGAGCGACGAGTCAGAAACGTCAGAAGACAGCGACATCGAGAGCGAGGCGTCTTCGGCACTCTTCATGACG aagaagaagactccTCCGAAGAAGGAGCGGAAGGGCTCAGCCAGCAGCTCCCAGGGCAACAGCCGTCCGGGGACGCCCTTGGTGGACGCCGGCATCACCTCTTCGACCCTGCGGGCGGCAGCCAACAAACTGGAGCAAG GCAAACGGCAAGCAGGATCCGGGGAGCTCCCTGCGGCCAAGAGGCTGAAGCTGGAGGCCGGGGCCTCTGGGAAATCGACCCCCCAGCCACAGTCGGGCAAGTCCACGCCCAGCAGCGG GGACGTGTCGTTGACGGAGGACGCCGTGCGCCGGTACCTGACCCGGAAGCCCATGACCACCAAGGACCTGCTGAAGAAGTTCCAGACCAAGAAGACGGGGCTGAGCAGTGAGCAGACCGTCAATGTGCTGGCCCAGATCCTCAAGCGCCTCAACCCCGACCGCAAGAACATCAACGACAAGATGCACTTCTACCTGAAGGAGTGA